In Methanococcoides sp. LMO-2, the genomic stretch AAAGGCTCTGGAAAGAGAAGGGAAAGACCGTGGTTATGGTAACCCACGATATGAACCTCGCACAGTATGCTGAAAGACACATCGTCCTGAAGGACGGTCAGATAGTTCGCGATGAACCCAATGATAATTTTTCCGCGGATGGTTCACAGACAATTTTTGATTATCACAATATCTAAACAAAGTGATCGATATGAATTTTAAAAAGCTTTCAAGTATTTTAGTATTATTTCTCTTCATTTCAATGGCATTCGGACAAACTGCAATGGCCCTGACCAATTCAGACAGGGGCTTGATCGTCGATCTCCTGAACCAGAACCCTGATCCGGTAAAACCCGGTGATATCCTCGAGATCAGGTTTTCCGTCCAGAACACCAGATCAAGTACAACCGATAACGTTGTTGTTGAGCTTGTACCCAAATATCCTTTCAGCAAAGTTTCCGGACAGCCGATCATCGAGAACATCGGTAAGCTTGGAAAACGTTATGAGGATGAGAACAGCAAGGTCGTAAAGTTCGAACTTCTTGTTGATAACAATGTGAATGCAGGTCAATATCCTCTGGAGGTACTGGTCTATGAGCAGGGTAACAGGGATCATGCTTCCCTGAAACAGGAGGTCATGATCGATGTAGACAGTGAATCAAATGCCGAGATCGAATCCATCAGCCTTGAAAAACTTGTTCCGGGGAAGAAGACCAATCTCTCCTTTGTGATAAAGAACGTCGGTAACTCTCCTTTGAAGAACGCAATGTTTTCCTGGGAAAGCACAAGTGACCTTATTCTTCCTGTCGGTTCAAGCAATGTGAAGTACATTAATTTCATCGATATTGGTGAGAATGCCACAGTGGAGTATCAGGTATTGACGAACGTCAACACAAAACCCGGATTATACAAGCTGGATATGACACTTGTTTACGATGATGTGGAGGAACTGCAGACCATCACACAGGCCGGAACGCTGGAGAACCAGAAACGCAAGACAATTGAGAGCAAAGCAGGTATCTACATCGGAGGCACAACTGATTTCGATATCGTTTTCGTTGAGCAGACCATGAGAGGGGATTACTCGTTCTCCGTATCCAACATCGGTAACAACAAGGCAAGTTCGGTGACCATATCCATTCCTGATCAGGAAGGCTGGAGTGTGAACGGTGGGTCGAATTCTGTTGTTCTTGGCAGTCTCCAGAAGGGTGACTACACAATAGCAGATTTTGGCATCACTCCTGATACTTACGGTGAATTCCTTCCACTGAAATTCCAGATCGCATATACCTCAAGTGATGGTGAAAGGGAAGTCCAGGACAAGGAATTGTCAGTTCTTGCATCAAAACCGGTGATAATACAGGAATCCGCTAAAAACAGCGGCTCAAAGAGCTGGATGGTCCTTGCCTTTGCAGTAGCCTGTGTTGCAGGTTTTGTGTTCTATAAGAAGAAAAAGCTCTGATGCTTCTTCTTTTGCAGGGTGTTCATAATGAAACCGGCGAAGATATTAAAGATATCATTGAACATGGTCAAGGGCAACAAGCTGAGAAGCTGGCTTACCATAATTGGAGTTATCATAGGCATAGCCTCTGTTATGACAGTGGTGACCACTGGTGAGTTCTTCCAGGACCAGGTTACAAAGACACTGGAAGGGTTTGGAGGTGATACAATCACCATAGTCGCTTCCACTCCTTTCCAGGTCATCGATGAAGAAGAAGTAGGTGCTGATCCGGCTGAGGGGCAGGAGTACAATGAGTACCTTGAAGACCCTGACATGGATTCACAGGCGAAGCTGACAAGGAAAGATGTACTGACCCTTGAGAGGATCCCTGAGGTCGAGTACATCAATGTCAAAGTGGAAAGCAGTGCATTACTGGAAATGGGCACCGAAGAGACCTCCGTATGGATAAGCGGTGTGGACCCGAAGGTCTGGGAAAAGATGGCCACGGAGAAGATCGCTGAAGGCAGGATGTTAAAACCAGGTGACAGGAATGTTGTTGTGATCTCTGATTCACTTGCTAACGAGGCTTTCAAGGATAAGAAGATAAGGCTTAACCAGATGATCGTCCTGAATGAAAGGTCATACAGGGTTGTCGGTATCCTGGCAAAGGGCGATGGCCTGCTCGGAGGTATTAGCAGTATGTTCGGAAGCAGTGTATACATGTCATGCGACGATGTATATGATCTTCAGGCCGAGGATGATGCTTTTGCAAAAGAGGAAGGGGTCTACGATTCCATTGAAGTGATGCTTTACGAGGGTTCCGATGTGAACTCTGTTCTTGATGAAATGGACGAAAAGCTGAAGTTATCAAGACGTGTCGATGAGGATACAAAGGACTTCTACATCTCCTCACAGAAAGAAATAATGGAAGGTACCAACAAGCTGATCACCGCTCTGACAGCGTTCCTTGCTTTCATTGCAGGCATCTCCCTGCTGGTAGGCTCAGTTGGCATTGCCAACACCATGTTCACTTCAGTGCTTGAGAAGACAAAGGAGATCGGTATAATGAAAGCGATAGGTGCCAGAAATGAGGACATCCTCATGATATTCCTGTGCAATGCTGCCTTAATAGGTCTTGTAGGCGGTCTGCTTGGTATCCTTCTGGGAACGGCCATCGTTCAGGTCATCGTGTTCCTGATCTCCATGCAGCTGAAGATACCATTTGCATTCACACTGAGTCTGAAGGCAACAGCGGTGGCAACCATCGTTTCGATCGGAGTTGGCCTGGTGGCTGGCCTGATGCCTGCAAAGAATGCATCGAAGCTGAATCCGGTGGATGCTTTGAGGTATGAGTAAGTCGAGAAGGACCGATCACTAAATACTGAGGAACATTGGTTTGTTTCTCAGGTCTTCTCTATTTGTGCAAGTCCGTATTATTATCAAGATCTAATTAACGAATAGATCAGCATTTTTTCAGACTGAAAAGATGAAAGCCAGGTCCAACTTCTTTACAAATGCAATTTTGGCAACCTTCCTTTAATGATAAATCCGGGTTTCTTTCACAAAAACAATTTCCACAATTAAGACATGTGCAGATTCTTTTATCGACCATTTTGATCAACTGTTTCCCATTTCTTTTCCAACATATATGTGTCAAAACTTACAAAATATATAACTTTGTAATTGTAATTCTATGTTATGCGTAAAGATAAGATTAGAAAAGCAGTTGTTTATGAGGGAAAGCTTTTCTTCATAAAGAAACTCTGGAATAAGGAATAATTCAGTGTTTATGAGATCCTGTTTTCTTTTGGCACGATCTGGACAATATATATATCTGTTCTTAATATCCCATATTATGGGGTGATACAATAGAACGTAAAAACAAATTCCCGGTTCTTGAAGGATGGATCGAGAACTGTCCCTAGCTTAACAGGGATATCGAGCTGCTGGAATGCATGAAGTGTGAACATTTCACAAAGATCGACTGCATCTTCATTGTCTGTGGATACAAGGAGAGATATTCCAAGCGGCGGAAAACATATCGCGATGCTGAGACCGGGGAAGAGGCTATCAGGTGTGACCTGTCCTGAAGTAAAGCACTAATTACTGCTTATTTTCGATATTTTCCTTAAAATAGTTTCAGCTACGTTCGGAGAGGTAAACTCCTGCAAGTACAAGCACTGCACCGATCATAACATAGATATTCGGAACATTGCCGATTATTATGCTGTCCCCAATTATCGTCACAAGCGGGAGTAGGTAGATCCCATTGGTGGTCGTGCTTGATCCTGCAAGGTGTATTGCTTTGTTCCAAAAAAGGAAGCCAAGTGCTGAGCAGAAAACTCCCAGGTAGAGGATGGCAGCTATGACCACCAGCAGATCGTTTTGTGAGAATATATCTACCCGCAGGTCCTGTGCCTCATAAAGTGCGAAGGGGAGGAGGAAGGCAGTACCTGACAATGTGAGGTCCCGTGAAACAATGAGAATGTTCCTTGAACCCATGCGATCGATGATCATTGTGTAGAAGACCCAGGAGAAGACCGATCCGAACATCAGGAAGTCTCCCAATGGGTTCAAATTGAGGTTGAACTTTCCGTTCAGTATAAGCAAAGCAACTCCGACAAAAGCAACAAAGGCGCCAATATACTTTATTGGTATTGAGAACTTCTTCCTTAGAACATCTAAGGTCAACAGGAAGAAGACCGGTACTGTGGCACTTATCAGGGATGAGTTGGTGGCTGTTGTGAATGTCAGTGCCACGTTCTCGAACATGTAATAACAGGTGATGCCCAGGAATCCGGCGATAGCAACATATATTTTCTCATCCGGGCTGTAGGTCTCCCTTTTTCTGCAGATCGCGAACAACAGGACGGTGGCAATAAAAAAGCGGGTGAAGGCAATGATCGCAGGATCAAGATAATTAAGCAAAATCTTTGTGGCAACGAATGAGAATCCCCAGATGGCAACGACCATCAGCATGTAAAGAATTCCTTTTGTACGATCTTCCATTTTACCACTTTTAATAATCTGTTAGTACCCTGGTTGCATTTGACAGCCTGTATTTTTATATATTGGTTTCGATATGTACATTCATAATAAGGCAATGCTATAAGTCAGCGCCTAAAAAGGAAGACCTCATGTGATCCGATCGATACTGGACAATGACCTTTACAAGTTCACAATGCAGATGGCTGTGCTGGAACTTTTCCCTGATGCCCGTGCAGGGTATCATTTCATAAACCGGGGAGACCAGCGGTTCACTGCTGAGTTCGTGGCTGAAATGCGCCGGACCATCGATGAGGACATTGTCGGACTGGCATTGACCGATGAGGAATACCTCTGGCTTAAGGAAAGTTGCCCTTTTTTCAAACCATCCTATCTTGAATACCTTAAGAACTTCCGTTTCGATCCTTCAGAAGTGAGCCTGTCCCTCACCGACGATGGCGACCTTGACCTCTGGGTAGAAGGTCCCTGGCACAGTTCCATCCTCTGGGAGATCGTCCTTATGGCTACCATTTCGGAACTCTATTTCACTGTCGTTGAAAAGGACTGGCTGAACAGGTTTGCATCTAATGGCGATGACCCTGAGACAACCTTAATGAACGAGTATGGAAACCTCATGAGCGAGATGGGTGAAGAGCTCGACTCCAATGGATGCATCTTCTCTGAATTTGGAACCCGTCGCCGCAGGGGATTCAAGCTCCACGACAAGGTTGTTGACGTATTGCACAGGTTGGATTCATTTGCAGGCACAAGCAATGTCTATCTTGCCAAAAAATATGGTGTCAGGCCAATAGGAACTATCGGCCATGAATGGATCATGGGCAATTCCGCTCTGGTGGGACTCCGGAATGCAAACCTGTTCGCCTTCGAGAACTGGGTGAAGGTCTACAAAGGTGACCTTGGAATTGCACTGAGCGATACATTCGGGTCAAAACCCTTCTTCAGGAACTTCGGTCTTGAGCTTGCCAAACTCTATGATGGTGTCCGCCATGACAGCGGAGATCCCTTTAAGTTTGCAGATGAGGTCATTGAGCATTACAAAAAGCTGGGAATCGATCCCATGAAGAAGTCACTTGTATTCAGTGATTCCCTTCACGTGAAGGATGCTGTCAGGCTGAAAAAGTATTGTGAAGGCAGGATCAACTGCAGTTTTGGTATAGGTACAAGCCTGACGAACAATTCGGATTTCTTCAGTTACAGCCCACCGCTTAACATGGTGATCAAGCTCCATAAGATAGACGGCATACCTGTGGTGAAACTGAGCGATTCTGTGGATAAGGCCACCGGGGATCGTGATGCTTTGCGGGTTGCCAACTATGTTTTCGGCAGGAAAGGGCTGGACGATTGAATTTTTCCGGAGTTATTTTCCTTAGTATTTCAGGTCAGCTAATAGTCTGTGAGAAAATTACGGATTATATTATGTCTAATTTAAAATAAAAACATTGAGGGAGAGAGGAAGACTACTGTAGGTAAATACTATTATTTACTTCTTCACATATTTTAGTTAAGCTTTGCCACTGTTTTATTTCTGGTTAAATCCATTTATACATGGTGACTAGTAATATAAATAAAAAATTCAATGATAAACATTTAAATAATTTGTACTCTTGTATAAATCAAAATTTAGTTTGGGGATTACGATTTGAAAGATA encodes the following:
- a CDS encoding COG1361 S-layer family protein — protein: MAFGQTAMALTNSDRGLIVDLLNQNPDPVKPGDILEIRFSVQNTRSSTTDNVVVELVPKYPFSKVSGQPIIENIGKLGKRYEDENSKVVKFELLVDNNVNAGQYPLEVLVYEQGNRDHASLKQEVMIDVDSESNAEIESISLEKLVPGKKTNLSFVIKNVGNSPLKNAMFSWESTSDLILPVGSSNVKYINFIDIGENATVEYQVLTNVNTKPGLYKLDMTLVYDDVEELQTITQAGTLENQKRKTIESKAGIYIGGTTDFDIVFVEQTMRGDYSFSVSNIGNNKASSVTISIPDQEGWSVNGGSNSVVLGSLQKGDYTIADFGITPDTYGEFLPLKFQIAYTSSDGEREVQDKELSVLASKPVIIQESAKNSGSKSWMVLAFAVACVAGFVFYKKKKL
- a CDS encoding ABC transporter permease; protein product: MKPAKILKISLNMVKGNKLRSWLTIIGVIIGIASVMTVVTTGEFFQDQVTKTLEGFGGDTITIVASTPFQVIDEEEVGADPAEGQEYNEYLEDPDMDSQAKLTRKDVLTLERIPEVEYINVKVESSALLEMGTEETSVWISGVDPKVWEKMATEKIAEGRMLKPGDRNVVVISDSLANEAFKDKKIRLNQMIVLNERSYRVVGILAKGDGLLGGISSMFGSSVYMSCDDVYDLQAEDDAFAKEEGVYDSIEVMLYEGSDVNSVLDEMDEKLKLSRRVDEDTKDFYISSQKEIMEGTNKLITALTAFLAFIAGISLLVGSVGIANTMFTSVLEKTKEIGIMKAIGARNEDILMIFLCNAALIGLVGGLLGILLGTAIVQVIVFLISMQLKIPFAFTLSLKATAVATIVSIGVGLVAGLMPAKNASKLNPVDALRYE
- a CDS encoding DMT family transporter; translation: MEDRTKGILYMLMVVAIWGFSFVATKILLNYLDPAIIAFTRFFIATVLLFAICRKRETYSPDEKIYVAIAGFLGITCYYMFENVALTFTTATNSSLISATVPVFFLLTLDVLRKKFSIPIKYIGAFVAFVGVALLILNGKFNLNLNPLGDFLMFGSVFSWVFYTMIIDRMGSRNILIVSRDLTLSGTAFLLPFALYEAQDLRVDIFSQNDLLVVIAAILYLGVFCSALGFLFWNKAIHLAGSSTTTNGIYLLPLVTIIGDSIIIGNVPNIYVMIGAVLVLAGVYLSERS
- the pncB gene encoding nicotinate phosphoribosyltransferase, whose product is MIRSILDNDLYKFTMQMAVLELFPDARAGYHFINRGDQRFTAEFVAEMRRTIDEDIVGLALTDEEYLWLKESCPFFKPSYLEYLKNFRFDPSEVSLSLTDDGDLDLWVEGPWHSSILWEIVLMATISELYFTVVEKDWLNRFASNGDDPETTLMNEYGNLMSEMGEELDSNGCIFSEFGTRRRRGFKLHDKVVDVLHRLDSFAGTSNVYLAKKYGVRPIGTIGHEWIMGNSALVGLRNANLFAFENWVKVYKGDLGIALSDTFGSKPFFRNFGLELAKLYDGVRHDSGDPFKFADEVIEHYKKLGIDPMKKSLVFSDSLHVKDAVRLKKYCEGRINCSFGIGTSLTNNSDFFSYSPPLNMVIKLHKIDGIPVVKLSDSVDKATGDRDALRVANYVFGRKGLDD